A single window of Salvia splendens isolate huo1 chromosome 6, SspV2, whole genome shotgun sequence DNA harbors:
- the LOC121809550 gene encoding grpE protein homolog 2, mitochondrial-like, producing the protein MSLSRITTRFSRILLTQSRKSKLLSGLHGSKHFQTSSNYLISSPRVNDMVVPAQISSLHHSALSSTGFQWFGFSSSASPKPNEKETTAHSGNGKENKEANEASSATEESVSDEKSESDLESELSRDELVKLVVEKEQLLVKKQEEFDQMKDKVLRSFAEMENVKARTKRESENAKKFAIQNFAKSLLDVADNLARASSAAKESFSKIDTSQDAAGAVNQLKTLLEGVEMTEKQLAEVFKKFGLEKYDPTDEEFDPNRHNAVFQVPDASKPAGRVAVVLKAGYELHDRVIRPAEVGVTVAVDNEEA; encoded by the exons ATGTCTCTGAGCAGAATAACTACCCGGTTCTCAAGAATCTTATTGACTCAATCCCGAAAGTCCAAGCTCCTCTCCGGCCTCCATGGAAGCAAACATTTCCAAACTTCATCCAATTACTTAATTTCATCACCCAGAGTTAATGACATG GTGGTACCTGCTCAGATTTCTTCACTACATCATTCTGCCCTTAGTTCAACAGGCTTTCAATGGTTTGGATTCTCATCATCTGCATCGCCAAAGCCCAATGAGAAGGAGACGACGGCTCATTCTGGAAATGGAAAGGAAAATAAGGAGGCTAATGAAGCTTCTAGTGCAACAGAAGAATCTGTTTCTGATGAGAAAAGTGAATCAG ATTTGGAGAGCGAGCTTTCTAGAGATGAGCTGGTGAAACTTGTGGTGGAAAAGGAACAACTTTTGGTGAAAAAGCAGGAAGAATTTGATCAAATGAAGGATAAggtgttaaggtccttcgcgGAGATGGAAAATGTGAAAGCGCGTACAAAGCGTGAATCAGAAAATGCAAAGAAGTTTGCTATTCAG AATTTTGCTAAAAGCCTTTTGGATGTGGCGGATAATCTAGCAAGAGCTTCTTCTGCTGCAAAAGAGAGTTTTTCGAAAATTGATACCTCTCAAGATGCAGCTGGAGCTGTTAATCAACTTAAAACACTGCTTGAAGGTGTTGAAATGACTGAAAAGCAGTTAGCAGAG GTATTTAAAAAATTTGGACTCGAGAAATATGACCCAacagatgaggagtttgatCCAAACAGGCATAATGCAGTGTTCCAAGTACCAGATGCTTCAAAGCCGGCGGGTCGTGTTGCAGTTGTTCTAAAG GCTGGGTACGAGCTGCACGACCGAGTTATAAGGCCTGCCGAAGTTGGTGTCACAGTCGCGGTGGACAACGAGGAAGCTTAA
- the LOC121809549 gene encoding protein HOMOLOG OF MAMMALIAN LYST-INTERACTING PROTEIN 5-like has translation MKSAGHPAVEAVELSLQRTDCTRIKKIMLIGEVFSPDENTQPSTCTPGRNLLLLLSTQKSMMIDNKGERKVRKRNSKIPRIPMTSEIEPAKLLLPYLQRADELQKHEPLVAYYCRLYAMDRGLNIPQKERTKATNALLVSLMNQLEKDKKSVILGPDDHLHVEGFALNVFSKADKQDRAGRADLKTAKTFYAASIFFDILKQFGEVQPDLEQKHKYATWKAADIRKALSEGRKPLPGPPGAEPAPSSGEYDLEPSSSVDATRPNSSTTAPDSSSSSHQYDKANLQHSNISRQPSNITRSSSSNYSTLHHHPNDDYPSDHFHQPSPSNGTERSIHPQSYHHQPFQPDFQQHLPHSYPNFHSYPSLTESTAPPHYPSYHQSHGDAYSNFSPSNNVSVSEPSPTAGPEYEYDSNYEPLPGQIAEAQKAARFAVSALAFDDVFVAVDFLKKSLELLTKPTASH, from the exons ATGAAATCGGCTGGGCATCCAGCGGTAGAGGCTGTAGAGCTAAGCTTGCAGAGAACAGATTGCAcgagaattaaaaaaatcatgttGATTGGCGAAGTGTTTAGCCCCGACGAGAATACACAGCCTTCAACTTGCACTCCGGGGAGAAATCTATTGCTTTTATTGTCGACACAGAAATCTATGATGATAG ATAACAAAGGGGAAAGGAAAGTGAGAAAAAGAAATTCAAAAATTCCGCGTATTCCGATGACGAGCGAGATTGAACCGGCGAAGCTGCTTCTCCCTTACCTTCAGCGAGCCGATGAGTTGCAGAAACACGAGCCTCTCGTCGCCTACTATT GTCGATTGTATGCCATGGACCGAGGGCTCAACATTCCTCAGAAAGAGCGCACCAAGGCTACCAACGCCCTCCTTGTCTCGCTAATGAATCAGCTCGAAAAG GACAAGAAGTCAGTTATTTTGGGACCTGATGACCACCTACATGTGGAAGGATTTGCCTTGAATGTATTTTCCAAGGCAGACAAACAGGATAGAGCTGGGCGAGCTGATCT GAAAACTGCAAAAACTTTTTATGCTGCGAGCATTTTCTTTGATATCCTGAAGCAATTTGGTGAAGTTCAGCCTGAT CTTGAGCAGAAGCACAAGTATGCAACATGGAAAGCAGCTGATATAAGGAAAGCTCTGAGCGAAGGGAGGAAGCCTCTACCAGGTCCTCCTGGTGCTGAACCAGCACCATCGAGCGGTGAATat GATCTTGAACCAAGCAGCTCTGTTGATGCCACTCGGCCCAATTCCTCAACAACTGCGCCAGATTCCAGTTCATCATCTCACCAATATGATAAAGCTAATTTGCAGCACTCTAATATCTCACGACAACCTTCAAATATTACTCGTTCTTCTTCCTCAAATTATTCAACCCTGCATCATCACCCTAATGACGACTACCCTTCTGACCACTTTCATCAACCATCTCCATCCAATGGCACTGAGCGTTCCATCCATCCTCAATCATATCATCACCAACCGTTCCAGCCAGATTTTCAGCAGCATTTGCCTCACTCGTACCCAAATTTCCATTCTTACCCTAGCTTAACTGAGAGTACAGCTCCCCCCCACTACCCTTCTTATCATCAAAGCCATGGTGATGCCTATTCCAATTTTTCACCCTCAAACAATGTGAGTGTTTCAGAACCTTCACCAACTGCCGGACCAGAATATGAGTATGACAGCAACTATGAACCTCTGCCTGGGCAAATCGCTGAAGCACAGAAAGCAGCTAGGTTTGCTGTTAGTGCTCTGGCATTCGATGACGTTTTTGTTGCAGTAGATTTCCTTAAGAAATCACTGGAATTGTTGACAAAGCCAACAGCTAGCCACTGA
- the LOC121808774 gene encoding uncharacterized protein LOC121808774, which translates to MVLWHPPDAPWVKLNTDGVFSSSTLDAGEGRLVRGSDGGHLRTFYAPIAASSSFEAELLALIRGLEMAMELSTHIWIELDSAALVSLLSSGQLGAADLRHHMTLIRSMTSQRHVRFSHIYREGNRAADFLAGRGVQTPALTNYDPTSASRYLKALVRIDQLGYPNFLFRHRDVD; encoded by the coding sequence ATGGTCCTATGGCATCCACCTGATGCCCCTTGGGTAAAGCTAAACACTGACGGTGTCTTCTCTTCATCGACTCTGGACGCGGGGGAGGGAAGATTGGTTCGAGGTTCGGATGGAGGACATCTGCGCACCTTCTACGCTCCGATAGCcgcatcatcgagctttgagGCGGAGTTGTTGGCTCTTATTCGGGGTCTCGAGATGGCTATGGAACTTTCTACACACATATGGATTGAGCTGGACTCAGCGGCTCTGGTTTCCTTGCTGTCATCTGGACAGCTTGGCGCTGCTGATCTTAGACATCACATGACTTTAATCCGGAGTATGACTTCTCAACGGCATGTCCgattctcacacatctacagagaaggGAACCGGGCAGCTGATTTtcttgcaggtaggggggtTCAGACCCCAGCCCTTACTAACTACGATCCAACCTCTGCGTCTCGGTATCTGAAGGCGTTGGTTAGGATTGACCAgttgggatatcctaacttcctCTTCCGCCACAGAGATGTGGATTGA
- the LOC121808772 gene encoding protein MAIN-LIKE 1-like, which yields MASASSEQQLCYGPEDPSVLFHQNEHISASLLANGTTNVLRVRRTESKVWALPIHEDVMHWLDVWGFRGVIECGRPRRMDNDLITALIERWRPETHCFHLPVGEVTVTLQDVQNLWGLRAAGRVFTGCDYPIGYEDWPSKCRDVLGWIPDAETETKHGGLLMTSLINQATMPLGDGLHEYAYVQRARIHALILLGGLILPDTTGCKVPFMWINLG from the exons atggcatctgcaagttctgaacaacagttatgttatggacctgaggatccatccGTACTGTTTCATCAAAACGAACatatttcagcctcattgttggcgaatggcacaacaaatgtgttgagagttcgtaggacggagagtaaggttTGGGCACTGCCAATACATGAAGATGTGATGCATTGGCTTGATGTTTGGGGGTTCAGAGGTGTGATTGAATGTGGAAGGCCAAGAAGGATGGACAATGACCTAATAACTGCATTGATCGAGCGATGGAGGCCTGAGACCcactgtttccaccttccagttggTGAGGTAACCGtaaccttacaggatgtgcaaaacctgtggggtttgagagcagcCGGTCGTGTTTTCACTGGCTGTGACTACCCTATTGGATATGAAGATTGGCCCAGCAAGTGTAGAGatgtgttgggatggatacctgacgCAGAAACAGAAACGAAGCACGGTGGGTTGTTGATGACGTCTCTGATCAACCAAGCGACTATGCCGTTGGGTGATGGGCTGCATGAGTATGCATACGTCCAAAGAGCACGTATACATGCTCTAATCTTGTTAGGGGGGCTTATTTTACCGGACACTACCGGGTGCAAGGTCCCCTTTATGTGGATTAAT ttggggtag